In Pseudomonas fluorescens, the following are encoded in one genomic region:
- the pcaF gene encoding 3-oxoadipyl-CoA thiolase: MNDALIIDAVRTPIGRYAGVLSSVRADDLGAVPLRELLRRHPQVDWNTVDDVIYGCANQAGEDNRNVARMSALLAGLPVSVPGTTLNRLCGSGLDAIGTAARAIRSGETGLMLVGGVESMSRAPLVMGKAEQAFSRSAEIFDTTIGWRFVNPLMKKAYGIDSMPETAENVAEQFNISRADQDAFALRSQQRAAAAQANGRLAREIVAVEIPQRKGPAKVVEHDEHPRGDTTLEQLAKLGTPFREGGSITAGNASGVNDGACALLLASPEVAKRHGLTARGRVVAMATAGVEPRIMGIGPVPATRKVLELANLSLADMDVIELNEAFAAQGLAVLRELGLSDTDPRVNPNGGAIALGHPLGMSGARLVTTALHELEERNGRYALCTMCIGVGQGIALIIERLSH, translated from the coding sequence ATGAATGACGCCCTGATCATCGACGCAGTCCGGACCCCGATTGGCCGTTACGCCGGCGTCCTGAGCAGCGTGCGCGCCGACGACCTCGGCGCGGTGCCCCTGCGCGAACTGCTGCGCCGTCACCCGCAAGTAGACTGGAACACGGTCGACGACGTGATCTATGGCTGCGCCAACCAGGCCGGCGAAGACAACCGCAACGTCGCACGCATGTCGGCGCTGCTGGCCGGATTGCCGGTCAGCGTGCCAGGCACCACCCTCAATCGCCTGTGCGGTTCCGGGCTGGATGCCATCGGCACCGCCGCCCGGGCCATTCGCAGCGGCGAAACCGGGCTGATGCTGGTCGGTGGCGTCGAATCCATGTCCCGCGCGCCGCTGGTGATGGGCAAGGCCGAGCAAGCGTTTTCCCGGTCGGCCGAGATCTTCGACACCACCATCGGCTGGCGCTTCGTCAATCCACTGATGAAAAAGGCCTATGGCATCGATTCCATGCCGGAAACGGCAGAGAACGTCGCCGAACAGTTCAACATCTCCCGGGCCGACCAGGACGCCTTCGCCCTGCGCAGCCAGCAACGCGCCGCTGCCGCCCAGGCCAACGGACGCCTGGCCAGGGAAATCGTTGCGGTGGAAATTCCCCAGCGCAAAGGCCCGGCCAAAGTGGTCGAGCACGACGAACACCCGCGCGGCGACACCACCCTTGAGCAGTTGGCCAAACTCGGCACGCCGTTCCGCGAAGGCGGCAGCATCACCGCCGGCAATGCCTCCGGGGTCAACGACGGGGCCTGCGCGCTGTTGCTGGCCAGCCCGGAAGTTGCCAAGCGCCACGGCCTGACCGCCCGCGGCCGGGTCGTGGCCATGGCCACCGCCGGCGTTGAACCACGGATCATGGGCATCGGCCCGGTCCCGGCCACCCGCAAGGTGCTGGAGCTGGCCAATCTGAGCCTGGCCGACATGGACGTGATCGAGCTCAACGAAGCCTTCGCCGCACAGGGTCTGGCGGTGCTGCGTGAACTGGGCCTGAGCGACACCGATCCACGGGTCAACCCCAACGGCGGCGCCATCGCCCTGGGCCATCCGCTGGGCATGAGCGGCGCACGCCTGGTCACCACCGCCCTGCACGAGCTTGAGGAACGCAATGGCCGCTACGCCCTGTGCACCATGTGCATCGGTGTCGGCCAGGGGATTGCACTGATCATCGAGCGTCTATCCCACTAA